From the Desulfopila inferna genome, one window contains:
- the lepB gene encoding signal peptidase I — protein MSSQTKEKSTLREYAEAFIIAILLALFIRTFVVQAFKIPSGSMLPTLQIGDHLLVSKFIYGVKMPFSGATLIPLKDPQHGDVVVFKYPKDRSIDYIKRVIGVPGDTLEIRNKQVYINNEQIEDPHAHFTSPAIMRGNPRDNLSPITIPEGKVFVMGDNRDNSHDSRFWGFVDQKDILGKAFIIYWSWDISEPLLSLDRLTSIRWGRIGDIIH, from the coding sequence TTGAGCAGCCAGACAAAAGAAAAATCTACCCTGCGGGAATATGCCGAAGCTTTTATCATTGCCATTCTCCTGGCCTTGTTTATCCGTACCTTTGTCGTCCAGGCCTTTAAAATTCCCTCCGGATCGATGCTGCCAACTCTGCAGATAGGTGATCATCTCCTGGTAAGCAAGTTCATATACGGCGTAAAAATGCCGTTTAGCGGTGCCACTCTCATTCCCTTGAAAGATCCGCAGCACGGCGATGTAGTTGTTTTTAAATATCCCAAGGACCGATCCATCGATTATATCAAACGAGTCATCGGAGTGCCCGGTGATACTCTTGAGATCAGAAACAAACAGGTCTATATCAATAACGAGCAGATAGAAGATCCGCATGCCCATTTCACCTCGCCGGCCATAATGAGAGGTAATCCACGAGATAATCTCTCTCCCATCACCATCCCTGAGGGAAAGGTGTTTGTGATGGGGGACAACAGAGATAACAGCCATGACAGCCGGTTCTGGGGTTTTGTCGATCAAAAGGATATCCTCGGCAAAGCGTTTATAATTTACTGGTCATGGGACATCAGCGAACCGCTGCTCTCTCTCGATAGACTGACTTCGATTCGCTGGGGCCGTATCGGCGATATTATCCACTAA
- a CDS encoding aspartate carbamoyltransferase catalytic subunit — translation MDTPYTFKHKHILEIEQFSAADIHHILQTARSFKEISNRSIKKVPTLRGKTVINLFFEPSTRTRLSFEVAAKRMSADTFNISASTSSATKGETLIDTARNLEAMNPDIIVMRHEFSGAPHLLAKYIKASIINAGDGTHEHPSQGLLDMLTVMEHKGRIEGLKIAILGDITHSRVARSDILGFTKLGARVSVAGPATFIPPGIEKLGAEVSPTIAQAVRDADVVMALRIQRERQNDPLIPTLREYASFFGINKKLLESAKEDAIIMHPGPINRGVEMNPDVADGPHSVILDQVTNGVAVRMALLYLVMGGDKTNNGEN, via the coding sequence TTGGATACTCCTTACACCTTCAAGCACAAACATATCCTGGAGATTGAACAGTTTTCAGCGGCTGATATCCATCACATCCTGCAAACCGCCCGATCCTTTAAGGAGATTTCGAACCGATCGATTAAAAAGGTCCCGACCCTGCGCGGTAAAACTGTGATCAACCTGTTCTTTGAGCCCTCGACCAGAACCAGACTTTCTTTTGAGGTGGCGGCAAAGCGAATGAGTGCGGACACCTTCAACATCTCCGCCTCCACCAGTTCGGCCACCAAAGGTGAAACGCTGATCGATACCGCCCGTAACCTGGAGGCGATGAACCCGGACATCATTGTCATGCGTCATGAATTTTCCGGGGCGCCTCATCTACTTGCCAAATACATAAAGGCTTCCATAATTAATGCCGGTGACGGCACCCATGAGCACCCCAGCCAGGGATTGCTCGACATGCTGACGGTGATGGAGCACAAAGGAAGAATCGAAGGCCTGAAGATAGCCATACTGGGCGATATAACGCACAGCAGGGTCGCCCGTTCAGACATCCTCGGCTTCACCAAGCTGGGGGCACGGGTATCTGTTGCCGGACCGGCCACCTTTATCCCACCGGGTATCGAAAAATTAGGCGCCGAGGTCAGCCCAACCATCGCACAAGCGGTCAGGGATGCAGATGTTGTCATGGCTCTGCGAATTCAGCGCGAACGGCAAAATGATCCATTAATCCCTACTCTGCGGGAATATGCCTCCTTTTTCGGAATCAACAAAAAGCTCCTGGAAAGCGCCAAAGAGGACGCCATAATCATGCATCCCGGTCCCATCAACAGGGGAGTCGAGATGAATCCCGATGTAGCCGACGGCCCTCATTCAGTTATCCTGGATCAGGTCACCAATGGCGTAGCGGTACGCATGGCTCTCCTCTATCTGGTCATGGGCGGAGACAAAACCAATAATGGAGAAAATTAG
- a CDS encoding dihydroorotase: protein MEKIRMQTVILRNGRLIDPANGIDQENAEVWVTDGVVTAPQRTTPEDALIFDVTGKWITPGLIDMHVHLREPGAEYKETIESGTQSAAAGGFTAVACMPNTDPVNDCAAVTRFILEKAAGCSARVYPVGSISSGSAGKSLAVYGEMKDAGAVAVSDDGLPVLDSQLMRRAMEYSTSYNMVVISHAEESSLSRNGCMNEGDTSTRLGLKGIPAAAESIMVFREIALSELTGVPIHIAHVSTADSVALIRAAKKRGVKVTAETAPHYFTLTEEAVIGYNANAKMNPPLRSAQDREEIRRALADGTLDAIATDHAPHSILEKETEFSRAANGIIGLETSLPLTLALVREKILTPAKMIELMSVNPAAILNVPGGSLALGKPADLVVIDPEKRYRFSQDAIVSKSKNSPFLDWDLQGRAMLTMVGGRITHDELT, encoded by the coding sequence ATGGAGAAAATTAGAATGCAGACCGTAATTCTCCGCAACGGCCGTCTGATCGATCCGGCCAACGGCATCGATCAGGAAAACGCAGAGGTCTGGGTCACCGATGGAGTGGTGACGGCCCCGCAAAGGACCACACCCGAGGACGCCCTGATATTTGATGTTACGGGCAAGTGGATTACCCCCGGCTTGATTGATATGCATGTCCATCTACGTGAACCGGGCGCCGAGTATAAAGAGACAATCGAATCGGGCACACAGTCAGCGGCAGCCGGCGGATTTACCGCCGTTGCCTGTATGCCGAACACTGATCCCGTCAATGATTGCGCCGCAGTCACCCGTTTCATCCTGGAAAAGGCTGCAGGATGCAGCGCCCGGGTTTACCCGGTCGGTTCCATCAGTTCGGGTAGCGCAGGGAAAAGCCTGGCCGTATACGGTGAGATGAAGGATGCCGGAGCCGTGGCCGTGAGCGATGATGGCCTGCCCGTGCTGGACAGCCAGTTGATGCGCCGCGCCATGGAATATTCCACCAGTTATAACATGGTGGTTATCTCCCATGCCGAAGAAAGCTCGCTCAGCCGGAATGGCTGCATGAACGAAGGGGATACTTCTACCCGCCTCGGCCTCAAAGGGATTCCAGCCGCCGCCGAAAGCATCATGGTGTTCCGCGAGATCGCCCTGTCCGAGCTGACTGGTGTACCAATCCATATCGCTCATGTCAGCACAGCCGATTCCGTGGCTCTCATTCGTGCGGCCAAAAAGAGAGGCGTCAAGGTAACAGCCGAGACCGCCCCTCATTATTTCACCCTCACGGAAGAAGCCGTAATCGGCTATAATGCCAACGCCAAAATGAACCCGCCCCTGCGCTCCGCCCAGGATCGGGAGGAGATTCGCAGAGCCCTTGCCGACGGCACTCTCGATGCCATTGCCACTGACCATGCGCCACATTCGATCCTGGAAAAAGAGACGGAATTCAGCAGGGCCGCCAACGGCATCATCGGCCTGGAAACGTCGTTACCGCTGACACTCGCTCTGGTCAGAGAAAAAATACTCACTCCGGCCAAAATGATCGAACTGATGTCTGTCAATCCCGCAGCAATTCTAAACGTCCCCGGAGGCTCTCTCGCCCTCGGCAAACCCGCAGACCTTGTTGTGATCGATCCGGAAAAACGCTATCGTTTCAGCCAGGATGCCATAGTCTCAAAATCAAAAAATTCACCATTCCTCGACTGGGACCTCCAGGGAAGGGCCATGCTCACAATGGTAGGCGGCCGGATCACTCACGACGAACTGACATAG
- the sfsA gene encoding DNA/RNA nuclease SfsA, with protein sequence MIYKNKLIAATLIKRYKRFLADVVLEDGQTSTVYCPNTGSMRGCAVPGSRVYLSRSGNIKRKYPLTLEMIRVEKTWVGVNTGLTNRIVVEALQRGDIAEISEIETIQREVTVSPGSRLDVLVVSGGRKIFIEIKNCTLVEKRVAMFPDAVTARGTRHLLELARLCEQGHEGVIFFLVQRGDAEIFRPAAHIDPLYAEVLRQVCESGVKILVYQAQVEPRGISVLKSLPSDLS encoded by the coding sequence ATGATTTATAAAAATAAACTTATCGCTGCAACATTGATTAAAAGATATAAGCGCTTTCTGGCCGATGTGGTTCTTGAGGATGGCCAAACCTCAACCGTTTATTGTCCAAATACAGGATCGATGCGGGGCTGTGCCGTGCCGGGAAGCAGGGTGTATCTCTCCCGCTCGGGAAACATCAAGAGAAAATATCCGCTTACTCTGGAGATGATACGAGTGGAAAAGACCTGGGTCGGGGTCAATACTGGATTGACCAATAGGATCGTGGTCGAGGCTCTGCAGAGGGGAGATATTGCCGAAATAAGCGAAATCGAAACCATTCAGAGAGAGGTCACGGTGTCTCCCGGCAGCAGACTGGATGTATTGGTGGTAAGTGGAGGCAGGAAGATTTTCATTGAAATCAAAAACTGCACCCTGGTAGAGAAGAGGGTCGCCATGTTTCCCGATGCCGTCACCGCCAGAGGCACCAGGCATCTCCTGGAACTTGCCAGGTTGTGCGAGCAGGGACATGAGGGAGTCATTTTTTTTCTTGTCCAGCGCGGCGATGCTGAAATATTTCGGCCGGCAGCCCATATTGACCCGCTTTATGCCGAGGTACTGCGGCAAGTGTGTGAAAGTGGCGTGAAGATACTGGTATATCAGGCGCAAGTTGAACCACGAGGCATCAGCGTTTTGAAATCGCTGCCATCGGATCTCTCCTGA